In Biomphalaria glabrata chromosome 8, xgBioGlab47.1, whole genome shotgun sequence, the genomic window ttttttttttttttttgtaattaattacattACAGTTTTAAGTTGCTTAGAATAATTAAAAATGGTTAATTTGTAAATATAGGTTGCAGTCTGCAATTTGGCTTCCCTTGCGCTCAACATGTATGTGAAACCAGACAAAACCTTTGACTTTGAACGTCTGCAATATGTAACAAAAGTAGCTGTGAGAAACTTGAATAAAATCATTGAAGTCAACTATTATCCAGTGCCACAAGTGAGTTTTTTTCATGCTGTAAATGAACCAATAGTTTTATAAATTTGTGCTTTAAGAcagattaaaaactaaaaattctaTTAAAAATTTCAGGCAGAGGTTTCCAACAAGCGACACCGTCCAATAGGACTTGGTGTTCAGGGTCTAGCAGATGCTTTCATCTTGATGCGTTACCCATTTGACAGCCCCGAGGCCAAACAGCtgaacaaagaaatatttgaaactATTTACTTTGCAGCTTTGGATGCTAGTTGTGAGCTTGCTGAGAAGTATGGCCCCTATGAAACCTACCCAGGAAGTCCAGTCTCTAAAGGAATTCTGCAACATGACATGTGGAATGTCAAGCCAGTGAGTGATTCTTGTCTTGAAATTTGCTTCACTATTTGTCTTAGCTCTCATTTCTCTAGTAATCAATGTTGTTTGTGATTTTCAGTCTACTAAATTAGACTGGGATGGACTTCGCAAGCGAATCGCTCAGTATGGTGTCAGAAACAGTCTGCTGATGGCTCCAATGCCTACGGCCTCAACTGCTCAAATTCTTGGAAACAACGAGTCCATAGAGGCTTACACCAGCAATATTTATTCTAGACGTGTTTTGTCGGGAGAGTTCCAGATTGTCAATCATCATCTGTTGAAAGGTTTGTTCTCTCTACTTTTGTTTCAATTGTTGAAAGAAACTATATAAgccagaataataataattatatctcGTTTGTCGACCAgtgggaggggggtatctgtgctgcctttttgccgctcagtaaacacaactctgctcgagccatgtgtcgaacctcgagcccccttcataggtagccaagttcaagtgtacttagcctctcaaccatgCTTCCCATGAATTGATATTGTTTACATTAGCATAACTCATTAAAAATATGAACTCCATTGTCAAGGGGAATAATCTAATTAGTGTCAACAAACATGTATTCACATCACCATTTGATATTGATGGTGTATGCAAAAAGAGGTGCACCACTTTTCTGAGATAACCTGGAAATCTTAAATCAGTTTGCCCCATCAAAGTGGAAATTATCCAAGATTGAGGTTAATAAGCTCCCCTGGTCGGTAAAAtcacaatttattttattttttacatattcAATCAaactatgtaaatattttttcatttatttttttcacaaactTTTTTGGAATAAAAATTTAAGCCCAAAGTTGcttagcttttgtttttttttattgggttGTGCATTTTTGTATAAAATTGAGAGCTTGAATTtctgatatatgtatatagtagAATATTGTATCAAAGTTTCTTTTCAGTTCTTTATCCCTTTAGTCATACATTCAAacactttacaaaataaaaaaaaacattgtcaaTATTACTTGTTTCAGACCTGACAGACAGAGGCTTGTGGAATGAGGATATAAAAAATCAGATCATAGCTGCTGGAGGTTCAATCCAGGGTATTGCAACTATTCCAGAAGATCTGAAAGATTTGTACAAAACTGTCTGGGAGATTAaacaaaaagtaagtttcttcatttgttgtGCATCATTCATTTGTCCTCTTAGTTAGTAGCAGTTTGTACCTGTGTAGTTCTAAGTTTATCTGCTAGTGCAGTTTTAATGTTTATCACCCAACTAAATCAGCAAGAACGGAACATCTTTTTGTCCAGGTGGTGCTGGAGATGGCCGCAGACAGAGGGGCTTTCATTGATCAGAGCCAGTCTCTGAACATACACATTGCAGAGCCAAACTATGGAAAACTTTCGAGCATGCACTTCTATGCTTGGAGACTTGTAAGTACTGTTAACTGAGAGTAATGTTTGTATTTGAAATGACAAATTATTTGATGAAGTTGTCTGTCGTCACAGAATTTCTCTGGACAAAACTACTCAAATGTTTTTAGATCAAGGGTGGcttaaagttttaatttttttttttaaataacatatatatatactgaaaGAGATATGTGGATAAacagatatatatagagagagaaagagatatattgataaacatatatatatatacagaaagaGATGTGGATAAACAGATATATGTatagagaaaggaagagatgttatattaaaaatgtatcaaattCACTGAACTAGTCCAAACATTTGCCAGGTATAttatctaatatttttttaataagaaatcTCTGTAACTATAACTAAAAGGTGAAGGTTCTTGTCTTGCTAGTAACCCACCTTTATATCGTCTCCCCTCTAgaatgcaaggtctgaaagggaatttttacttttcatggaggtgtggtggctgagtagctaagtgcttagcttctgaaccagaGGGTCCCAGATTCAAATCCTggcaaagactgggatttttaattttagtattATAAGGGTGTCTCTGAGTCCACTTAGCCCTAACGGGCACCTAACATtaattagggaaaagtaaaggcaattggtcattatgctggccacatgacaccttcattaaccgtgagccacagaaacagaagacttTTACAtaatcatctaccctatagactgCATAGTCTGATAAGATAACTTAACTTTTACTTAGTAACTcactacttttacttttatcaACAAAGCTTAGCCGCACATTATGTCATCTTCTATATCTCTTTGGTAACACAGAATCTTTTTGATGCCTTGACtggatatgttttttttttctaccgtGTCTAGGGCTTAAAGACAGGAATGTATTATCTCCGCACCAAGCCTGCTGCTCAAGCCATCCAGTTCACGGTCGACAAAACTCGTCTGGCCGAGACAAACAGAGCTGTCAACAGACCGGCTGTGAGCTCAGACAAAAATGACAAAACCCCAGACCACAACAACAGTGAGGACAGCGCCCAAATAGAGTCAGAAGACAAAGAGAACAGAAGAAACCAGAATATGGCCGTGTTGGcttgttctttaaaaaacagAGAAGACTGCCTGATGTGTGGCTCGTAATCGCCCAAAACATTCAGccatgaaccttttttttttttttaaagtatttatttgaTACGTTCCTTTTAATAGGTCCACcttgttttctttattgtttgtttagTGTGATAGGTCcaccttgttttttttccatgttaGTTTAGTGTGATAAGTTCCaccctgttgttttttttttatgttagtttagtgttgtttttttattcatgtattttttaattgtataattattatatataattctttgaCCAACTTGGTTTAATGTGGGAGGAGGATGTGTGTATTCTAAGTTTATCTGAtactcatattttttttttccttctttgctTGTTTGAGCCTATTGTATGAAAGTATTTAGATTCTTGTCCAATGACCACAACTTCACCATTTCTCTGTACAGCTTCATGAATAGAAATGTCATCGCTTCCATTACCATAAGTGTTCATGTCATTTACTTTTGATGAATACATTTACCTTGCTAACTAGCATCTGTTGTCTTGTGTTAtctttatgttaataatatattttgagaCACAACTACGTGATTGTGATCCCACTATTTGGAGATACTGGGAAATGACAGTTTATTGTTCCaggcaaacaaaacattttcattaaatTCAAATGCAGCACAAATTTTAGGCTTTAGAAAACATCTTGATTCCCAAATTGTCTGAAAGTTTCAAAATTATATGTTAAATAAGTAAAGGTACTTGAATTAATAACTAAAAGGGCATTAAACTTGGTTCTATAAGACTTTgattatatttacatataccacttcaacttattttttataataattattaatctaTTACAACAATGAACAAGACTATGTTTTCCTTGTATTATATCAGAATATATTAAAGGGGAAAAGGCCTATCTGTCAAAtttcaaacaaattaaaattcattttttttttaaagcatttttatttaCTGATATGAATTGCATCTTCATATGATTATAGAATATGACCTAAACAGTACAATGCTTTTCTTACATAAACTATACATTCCacacttaaaaattaaatttggctagagatctatgtctagatccaacatcatTTTAGAAAGGGCTGTTGCATTCAGGAATTTCCTAATATAAGGCATTACTGATTCTAGTatataattaatgaatgttCAGAAAAATTGTGTCCATCATcttgttagtttagatctaaggGCCTATCatttaatacaattataaagTCTGGTACACTCActtaaatagaaaaacaatataAGTTGTATACAGgcagtattgtcttttttttttttttttaaagtatttttaatgtttttcttgttagacattatttacagaaataaatagaatcttCATAtgaatatatagaatatagtgatgggcaaaagttaactaaaaagttgctaacttttagtttaactaaaaaaaattagttaaggccaaagtttaattaaaaaaaaatagtttagttaaaatcctagtttaattaattttttttagttacaaactaaaaagtttaattacaaattttacaaacttttttaacatacatacggtcataccaataaatatttagatatatatgtaattcggagaatatatataatgaacgatagagaggagaataaactagatggtgcacaggtcactagaaagccttttgacatTTACCCTATAATGGCCACTATTcccgccttttaaaaaaaatacacgtgttcattatatttctagcaagtttcgctgcttgataaatcctgataattccttgcttctatagatctacattttgctgctttttattatacaccagtgtgttcctgtatagttatagctgcaggcaaagaattttgctttactatagatctaaaagaaatgtcgactctttttattttaaaactttttactagatagatctaaagttagagtctagtgacgtttagtctattagtattagtctattactactattactattagatctatagtcataatagtctatatttaattattttagtctcttagtcttaagtagagtctaactcttagtagtcttagtcttagatctaaatgtaaatttaaaattataagtcaataatatagatttattagtttagagattctactattctagaattagagtctagattagatctagaaaattctagattacttattaggcctatactaagacctaagatgcaaagatgatagatctataatattaatgactataataggcctactaataatagtcgtcactatactagatctaatactaaattaactaaatctagactagatctacatctacttctattataattatacttatatctactatctagatctattagatctagatctagtattatctactagagtatattatattatagtatattatagatctaaatacccatatcttgttataatcataattataataatctaaaatctctagatagatctagagttactaagatatctactagactctatttagatctagtagtagtagtagtaactagtatttcttaaattatttttagattaaaatattaattatttgatcttggtctagtagctagatctaattctagatccagattatatttctgatcatttcgtttgtagaagatattagatccagaatattctagaatctagagttagttagcgagtcaacatgcagttttatcattacttctaaaaaggtaacttatattagaacttggacaattacttctaatttctttctataatagtatcattctagtctaatctagtgattctattaagatctacatctatcccataaagacatttaaatcttttttcatgtgcacaaataaatgtttattacattttgctaaagagattggttgttgtttatatttttcatgtttggctgtttcgtccttaaaaaaggtcaaaatagtttgtaaaagtttaactaaagtttcttagtttagtttaactaattttttcaatttgtgattaactaaaagtttaattacttttttttagttcaaacttagttttagtttaactaaaaaaaattagtttagttcccatcactaataGAATATGACCAAAAACAATGCATTTCTTACATAAACTATACATTCCACACAATTATTTCTACTTCTAGTCGCCATGAAAGTCTCTCTTTCAGCATCTACCTTTCTCCAAGCTAGCTCTACAGAGTTCAAAAACTATTTCATTACTCTAGCATGCAAGCAGTCTAACCTAGTGCTTTCTAATCATACGGAACTATGAATGTacatattgtaatattttatgCAATACACACATTGGAAACACTTGATACATAAAATGTTACTTCACAGTAGTGAAATCTTGAGTGCTGAGATGCAGACATCAGAGAGGCAGACAGGCCTGTCACTGGAAGGGACTATTCAGttaaaagacaggaatggaggaAGAGGTCAACGGATATGTGGTGACCCAACATTTCAACAGATTATGGTGTGAAGAATTGATTATAAGTGCAACcttattataatgaataaaaaaatgagataggctcattttttttttaattgcatagCTGTCAAACCTAACAATAGAAAATCAATTGGGTTTAACCTTTTTTCAAGTTATATGATCAGAGGAATTATCTCAAAGTATTTCCACTACATATTTAATCAGTCTACATAAGTTGATTAAACCATAACACATGAATATATCAAAAAGGTTGCTACCTCTGAGGTCATGAACTACCTGTACAACATGTGTTGCCCCCCATACCccaattattagatctagaaaacatTAAAGTTAATCAGACAAAAGACTAGAAGCAGACTTGAATGTATCAACTAGAACTATCAATATAATGAAACGTCTTTTTCGAAGTAGACATGTAATCATATATAATATAGTTACTGAACAAGAGTTACACCGTAATTCTAAAAACTTCAGTGAACAAAAATGTAACAGCATGAAAGTCTCTCAAATAAAACCTCATAGAACATAGATGTTACAGCACAAGACTCTCAAGTGATTCTTAATATTCCATTACGCAAACAACTTGAAGAAAATTTTAATCACCTCAAAAGAACACTATTTATTTGATAGTTACAATAAGATTTTAGTAACAAACTCATTTATCTTCATCTCATTCACAACACAGTGAATTCATTCATACATCCATAAATATGTAATAAGTGATGCGTGTATTAAGATAGGTTCAGACTctgtttacaaaagaaaatgaaaagacttTTTTAAGAAGCAAAGTTTGATTCAAAAGACAAACATAATCTAGAAACATCATGCTCCAATTcttttagtctaactaaactAACTAACTAGTCTAGTTTTGTGCAATGTTTCCAAATTTCAAAATCTCTGATTCTGGTAGCTACTTATCTCACCAGGCAATGTGTTGATAAGGCATTTTTAAGAACATGAAGCCTATAGATCCATCAAAGCTGTTTTATAATGGGTAGAtatctataaaaatatttttcttaaagcAGTGAAGCTTGATAACATTTACTTTGTATTCATCATCTTACAATAAAATGGAATCATATCAAACTCAATCTGTCCTTTATTCAGATATTTTATAAAGGGCTTTAGATTTTGAGATACCTTCACAGCTCCAGACATATCAGAAATACGTCAGTTAAAAATATTATCTACAAAATTTGTGTTAAAATGTATATGTTTTAATGTATCTGTATCGTAATGTATTAGATATGAGTTGTAcaaaaatcatattttaaaataccagTTAAAACAACCTTGATTCCCTGAAGCTGGCTCAAATTTGCTGGCTAGCTAGCTGATTGTTTTGGCTGGCTTGCTGTAGGTGTCACTGTAAATCGTGAGGCTGTTTTCCCACTTGTCTCAGTTTGTAGCTTTCCTAAACTTTTCAACTCCTCCATTAGTTTTTTGGCTAGTGATGAGCCACCATCTTTCTgtcagaaaaaaacattaagaagctttttttaaacttttcatccaactttaaataaatatatttttttttagcgctactttcatgcttatagcatgctcagagcgctaggGTTCAATCTAACGTGTGGACCtttctgcctttaggcgctcagtagaCACAACActgcttgagtcgggtgtcaaacctcaagCCCACTTAATAGGAAGCCAAGCCAAGTGTACTTAACCTCTTGACCTCGCTTCCCATTTGCAGTGGAAtctgcttaactctttctctccgtaattattaaccacattctggtggaatcaacgctggtatcgtcagttaggagagaaagagttaattcaaAGTGGCAGGGTTAAGAGAATGACTTCATATTATAACATTAAATTACACTTTAACAAGGGAAATATCGGCAATAAACTAGCATGGATATTCTACAAAATTATTAAACTGCTGCCTGATCTTGTgagaagcatggtcgagaggcaagtacgcttgaacttggtttggcttggctacctatgatgggggctcgaggtttgacactcAACTAGAACTATCAATATAATGAAACGTCTTTTTCGAAGTAGACATGTAATCATATATAATATAGTTACTGAACAAGAGTTACACCGTAATTCTAAAAACTTCAGTGAACAAAAATGTAACAGCATGAAAGTCTCTCAAATAAAACCTCATAGAACATAGATGTTACAGCACAAGACTCTCAAGTGATTCTTAATATTCCATTACGCAAACAACTTGAAGAAAATTTTAATCACCTCAAAAGAACACTATTTATTTGATAGTTACAATAAGATTTTAGTAACAAACTCATTTATCTTCATCTCATTCACAACACAGTGAATTCATTCATACATCCATAAATATGTAATAAGTGATGCGTGTATTAAGATAGGTTCAGACTctgtttacaaaagaaaatgaaaagacttTTTTAAGAAGCAAAGTTTGATTCAAAAGACAAACATAATCTAGAAACATCATGCTCCAATTcttttagtctaactaaactAACTAACTAGTCTAGTTTTGTGCAATGTTTCCAAATTTCAAAATCTCTGATTCTGGTAGCTACTTATCTCACCAGGCAATGTGTTGATAAGGCATTTTTAAGAACATGAAGCCTATAGATCCATCAAAGCTGTTTTATAATGGGTAGAtatctataaaaatatttttcttaaagcAGTGAAGCTTGATAACATTTACTTTGTATTCATCATCTTACAATAAAATGGAATCATATCAAACTCAATCTGTCCTTTATTCAGATATTTTATAAAGGGCTTTAGATTTTGAGATACCTTCACAGCTCCAGACATATCAGAAATACGTCAGTTAAAAATATTATCTACAAAATTTGTGTTAAAATGTATATGTTTTAATGTATCTGTATCGTAATGTATTAGATATGAGTTGTAcaaaaatcatattttaaaataccagTTAAAACAACCTTGATTCCCTGAAGCTGGCTCAAATTTGCTGGCTAGCTAGCTGATTGTTTTGGCTGGCTTGCTGTAGGTGTCACTGTAAATCGTGAGGCTGTTTTCCCACTTGTCTCAGTTTGTAGCTTTCCTAAACTTTTCAACTCCTCCATTAGTTTTTTGGCTAGTGATGAGCCACCATCTTTCTgtcagaaaaaaacattaagaagctttttttaaacttttcatccaactttaaataaatatatttttttttagcgctactttcatgcttatagcatgctcagagcgctaggGTTCAATCTAACGTGTGGACCtttctgcctttaggcgctcagtagaCACAACActgcttgagtcgggtgtcaaacctcaagCCCACTTAATAGGAAGCCAAGCCAAGTGTACTTAACCTCTTGACCTCGCTTCCCATTTGCAGTGGAAtctgcttaactctttctctccgtaattattaaccacattctggtggaatcaatgctggtatcgtcagttaggagagaaagagttaattcaaAGTGGCAGGGTTAAGAGAATGACTTCATATTATAACATTAAATTACACTTTAACAAGGGAAATATCGGCAATAAACTAGCATGGATATTCTACAAAATTATTAAACTGCTGCCTGATCTTGTgagaagcatggtcgagaggcaagtacgcttgaacttggtttggcttggctacctatgatgggggctcgaggtttgacactcaactcgagcagagttgtgttaactgagtctacccagctctagtgggtacctgacattagtttgggaaaagtaaaggcatatGGTCAttgtgacaccctcgttagccgtgggccatagaaatttacatcatctgccttaaagatagcaaggtctgaaaggggaactttactttacttatacAGTTTATAGATCAGATGGTTTgttatgtgtgaaaaaaaaaacatgaatatttgattatttcttttttatttatcaggAACTGGACATAAACGACTTCCCATAACCATGTTATGATCAAGAAGGGCAAAGTGAGTTCAAATTCATCAGGTCTTCATTTATGAAAGTTCAAATTATCTGGATTCCACTATTCAGATTTTAGTTGGCTAGATCTCAAGATTCTGTAAAAGACTATTCATAACTAATTCAGATTCTAtaactaaaaagttatttataactacctcaaattatatatatataacggtATTTATAGTTACCTCCGCTTCTGTATACTGTATGATAACTTTGACTGGTTTTCCTTTAGTAAGTAGAGatttcatttttgttgttttgattAAAAGATCATGCTCtttaatttttgattttatTGTAAATTCTTTGGGTGTGTCTTTGGGTGTGTCTTCGTTTGTGTTTCTTGTCCCAGCCCCCATTGTCTCATCATCAGATAGTGCTAATTGCTTAGTGCTGGAAGTAGCTTTCACATTAGAGTCTTTGGGAACATATTTATTTGCATTCTTTGTTCTTACAATCTGTCCGTCTGCACGTGTTACAGGTTTTATGTCCTTAAGAATATCCCCAATATTGATGTCTCTGTCAGCGTCTTCACTCGTTTTCTCTGCCCCAATTTGAGATTGTGCAGGCGAGGCGGAAGTAAGCAAGGGCTGTAGCTTAAAGCAATTCATTCcgtctttgtttttattcaagTAGACGAGCCTGGAGTGTTTGGCCTGGGCATGGGCTCTGGCATCCTTCAGAATAAATTTTCTAATTAATATACCGTTTTCATCAAAGACCAGACAATCTGAGGAGTCATTGAGTTGTAAGCCTAGATTTTTAGAAACTCCAGCAAATACCTGTGAGCTTAAGACAAGACTTCTGCTTAACATGAGACCTTTAGGACTACAAAGTCTCTGACAATGTGACGTTGTTAAGCCTTTTGGAGGACCATTCCAAAAAAGACTAGTAATGTCTGTATCCTTAACCCATCTATGATTGTGCCTTCCGCCATGATAGACATGTAATCCATTGACAGCTGACAATAGCCCTTGATACGATAATTTGATAGCTTTATGTTCAGGTGAACAACAGAAAATCACTTGCAGTATCGAGAGTCTAGGCCTGCAAATCATTTTACAATTAGTGTGTTTCAATGGAGCAgacctaaaaaataaaaaaaaaaaagaacagatgaAATGATGGCATAATTCAATACAATATCAACATGTGCATTTTTACTGCATAGAAACATTAGGTTTAGCACATTAGGTTTCCTTTTTTGACTAGCCTTTAGTTGAACCTTGAACTAAGACATGTGATAAAGTTTTTAATGTGTCTGCTTCTTAGTCAAAGGGTGGACCCATCAGGGatacttaaataattgtttattaatggtaaaaaaaaacatgtgatGGGACATTCCTCACAAACAGATGCCAGACCAGATATACAAACTAGTAAAAATGTTTACACGAAAGCCTCCACAAGTTTCAATTCTCAGAGCTGCACTCTCTATAATCTTCATACATGACCTTCCAGACCTCATCTTGGTCAACAAGGCACTTTAGGCaaatgactttttaaatttgaattacaGAGAAATATCAGTACTTGTTAGATCCAAGAAGTGACATAAAAACAAGAGTATTTAGTGTTACTAGGGTTCAGGGTGTCCATGGATATTTAATAAGTatggaagacaatggatgcaccctaatgagtcactggttttggtttcatCTTGAGacgggcagaatctggagtgactgatcaagccaattctggatcTGCAGATTTTGCCACAATATGTGCATGTATACAcatctgttttagggctagcttttattttctttctcttgactaaggcGGCTTCGTTTCTATTGCTCTCGGCGAGGTTTGTACCAGCacacacagtctgtctccatgctgtaaatttaatttaagcTTCCACaatctataaaatactcctaaatGGCAAACATCATTGGCCTCTGAAAACTAAGTCCAATACCTGCATGCTCATGTAGCCTTGGTACTAATCCATAGCAAATGCATGGAAACTGTTTTTAATGAAAGCTGATGGAGTGAAGGTGGAGACCTGGAAAATTTTAAAACCAAGAACTTCAAGCTTAATAAGACTATTCATCCAGGAGAGGTTACTAATTCAAATAACCTAATTCAAAGCTCCAAGTGTCAAGCTGTATTTTTTGAGTAAAAGTCAACCTCACGGGAAAATCAGTAGTGGACCCTTGGTGTAGGGACTATTCAGGTGTATTGCTTAGAATCTCTTTTTTAGATCATGTCGGCAAGGGCCAGAAATAAACTCAATTTTAAGAAGTCATTATCTACTAAGGCACAGTCCCAAATAAAGGAATCACCTAGTCCTAGTGTCCTAGTGCACCCACTTGACACTGTAAGTTTAACTTTAGAGTTTAGTAGTTGTAGAGTTCtgtaaacttaatttttttttcttcattcccCTCTTTAATAACTCTCTATCAGTCTCTACTCTCTAGATCTCTATGTTACTAATGTTAGTAATTAGTAATCTAGTAAGACTAATTATTAATACATAGTAAATAATACTCAAATACTGATACTCAGCATTGATTATGATTGATGATACTACTTGATACTAATCATACTAATGATAggtctaaattctaaatctatgatctactcatctagactgactagactgtCACTAGTAGATCATATaatagtaattattattatattattatatgtttgTTCAATTTGTATTTGACACTGACAGTCTGCGAGTCACATGACTAGTTGTAATATATATAATCATTCAGtgaaattgaaaatcaaaaTCTTGAAATTCAAAATGGTATTGAAA contains:
- the LOC106058824 gene encoding uncharacterized protein LOC106058824 isoform X1 gives rise to the protein MSAPLKHTNCKMICRPRLSILQVIFCCSPEHKAIKLSYQGLLSAVNGLHVYHGGRHNHRWVKDTDITSLFWNGPPKGLTTSHCQRLCSPKGLMLSRSLVLSSQVFAGVSKNLGLQLNDSSDCLVFDENGILIRKFILKDARAHAQAKHSRLVYLNKNKDGMNCFKLQPLLTSASPAQSQIGAEKTSEDADRDINIGDILKDIKPVTRADGQIVRTKNANKYVPKDSNVKATSSTKQLALSDDETMGAGTRNTNEDTPKDTPKEFTIKSKIKEHDLLIKTTKMKSLLTKGKPVKVIIQYTEAEKDGGSSLAKKLMEELKSLGKLQTETSGKTASRFTVTPTASQPKQSAS
- the LOC106058824 gene encoding uncharacterized protein LOC106058824 isoform X2 yields the protein MICRPRLSILQVIFCCSPEHKAIKLSYQGLLSAVNGLHVYHGGRHNHRWVKDTDITSLFWNGPPKGLTTSHCQRLCSPKGLMLSRSLVLSSQVFAGVSKNLGLQLNDSSDCLVFDENGILIRKFILKDARAHAQAKHSRLVYLNKNKDGMNCFKLQPLLTSASPAQSQIGAEKTSEDADRDINIGDILKDIKPVTRADGQIVRTKNANKYVPKDSNVKATSSTKQLALSDDETMGAGTRNTNEDTPKDTPKEFTIKSKIKEHDLLIKTTKMKSLLTKGKPVKVIIQYTEAEKDGGSSLAKKLMEELKSLGKLQTETSGKTASRFTVTPTASQPKQSAS